The genomic interval GTTCCTCTTCGTCATCGTGGATGCTCTGCGCATCGATCAGATCACCGAACTCGTCGGACGTCACGGGGTGAGCGAGATAAGCCTCCTGTTCCTCCTTGACCATCACAGCCTCGCGCTCGGCCTCGAGCCACTTCCGTAGCGCCAACCGACAGATTTCAGAACGCGTCCTTTTGGAGACCCTCGCAGTTTTATCAATGGCACGCAAGAGAGGTTCATCGATGGTGATCGATATTGTAGTCACAATTTTATTCTAATACAAACGCAATATAGGCGCAATTGAATGGCCAAGGGTGCGTTCCAAGAAAAAAATAGGGGCCAAAAGGAAGAGGAAAGCTCGATGAGCTTGCGGTAAAGCTAATCTCGGCGCTCTACAGGAGCGCAGTCGACTCCCGCCGGAAGAACTCCTTGACTTCGGACCAGGACAGCTCGGTCAACATCTGAAGAGGTGGATCGACCTCAGCGTCCTCGAAATAGGAGAGTGATTTGAGGAGGTGCATCCGGTTGTACTCGATCCCGGCGTACTTTCGAATGAATAACGCAAGAATCTCGCCGAGAGAATATTGTTTGGCGACCATGTACAGGTCGACGAAGTCCCGTCTTGTTCCCCGGCTAGCGACGGCGCTCAATTTCATGCAGGCGATGTCTCTCACGTCCGCGACGTCGACGCCACCGTAGCGGTCGAGGGCGAAAAGCAATGGATAGGGATAACCGAGGAAGCTCACCTTGATCTCCGAGACCACCAGATGCAAGGTCGATGGAGCTCGACTCAGAACCGAGAGAGGCTCGTGCTTTCGAAGTGAGGTGAGAAGCGCGTCCTCCTCGAAGGGCTCGAGAGAGAAAAAATCGAAATCAACGGAGCGCCGGTGACCGTAGCGAAGAGCGAGTCCGGTTCCTCCAGCAAGATAGAAGCGAGGCGTAAGCGCCGATGCATTCAATATCACCAGGAGACGTTGCGCATCGTCGGAGATGACCTCCGGATGCCAATCACCGGATGGTTCCATCAAGACGCGGACAAGGCCGCCACCTGGTCTCTTGGCAGACCGTACACGAGCGACCAGAAGTTTGCCGATCTTCGGCTGAGACGCCGTTCGCAACGAAGCACTTCTTTGATCTCCGTATCGGAAAAAATCTCCCTGAGCCAGGCGTAAGCGTGTTCATCTCCAAATTCGAGCACGCGCCCTATCGTGTAACGGGGGTAGTCTCGCGGCACGAAGGTCGTGACGTCGATTTCCCAGAACAACGGACGAACGCTTCGTGGAACCACGCTGAATTATACCTTACGGCCATCGTGGCCCTGGTGACCCGGTGGTTTCCGCT from Vicinamibacteria bacterium carries:
- a CDS encoding nucleotidyl transferase AbiEii/AbiGii toxin family protein, which encodes MEPSGDWHPEVISDDAQRLLVILNASALTPRFYLAGGTGLALRYGHRRSVDFDFFSLEPFEEDALLTSLRKHEPLSVLSRAPSTLHLVVSEIKVSFLGYPYPLLFALDRYGGVDVADVRDIACMKLSAVASRGTRRDFVDLYMVAKQYSLGEILALFIRKYAGIEYNRMHLLKSLSYFEDAEVDPPLQMLTELSWSEVKEFFRRESTALL